Genomic DNA from Echeneis naucrates chromosome 14, fEcheNa1.1, whole genome shotgun sequence:
ATGTTTGGGGATGTAGCACGTTAACATGCAGCTTTTAAACAAGTAAGAGTCTGTCTGAAGTGTCCAGCTGGAGTTCTGAGCCATACATCTACTGCAGCAACCCTgagggaggacaggagaaagaaatgcagcagcacTGCTTCTTATCAGCAGTGTTTCAGAGGTCAAAAGCTGCATgcttacagaaaaaaataaccacatacacacacaatcgAATCGCAGAGTTACATAGAAGCAGACAAATGGGTGCACACGCGCACGCAGAAACACACTCCTCCACTTATGTAACTTGATTGAAAAGAAGACCTTCCACCTCTGAGTCATCTTACAATGAACAACAGACACAGCCACACCAGCTCCATGCGACTGGACATTTACAGCTGTTAGATATCATTTAATAGTCAGATATAATGTATATCTGGTCCACACCTGCAGTCCCCATAACAAAGTAAGCAACAAAAGCACTGAACCCTGTAAGGCTGGCTCATCAGTATTTTTAGGAAGACTACACATGCAACTGCAATGTTGTTTAAGACCCCGAGGGAATGGCTATTACAGGCAAAGTACCCCTTGAACATCACCCTTCGCCTAAAAGCATGTTGTGACAGTTGCGCTCCAAGTCTCATATAATCACACGGCCTGAATATTGTTGGCTCATTCTCAGGTTTGGCAGGATCTGAAGCTCCGTGCTGTGAAGGTGAAGACTGATCCTGGTGAagtttttgttggtgtgtttttggcAATTAAATAAGAAGCTAAAATAAGACTCCTGCGATGTGAATATATGACAGGTTTGAATTAAAAATCTAACCCGACAGAGTCAGTTATCATCATATCTAagacagaaaatagaaataagatGATTATCAGAGAAGACAATATTATGTTGACAATACCACCAATATGATTTTCTGTCAACAGCTGGCGGTCAGCTCTTACAGTCCTTATAATCTAATTCTACTTTACTCTTTAATACTAAGCTTTGTTGATCTCTGCTGTCTCGGCAGCTCCCCCTCACTGTCAGCAGCATTGGTAGCCTCTATTATTCATCACCTCCATTCTCCAGCTATTTATACCAGCTTTtacagtcagtctgtctgtctgtctttctgctctgctggctGCTTCTGTCAACATTAATACAGCCATTTCAACTTCTAGATGCAGTTTTGGCTTGTCTTTTGAGTTCTTGTCCTCAGACAGCATCATTGCAGGTATCCAAACATTGTGGGAAACGCTACGTTTTTAAAAAGCTTGACTTCTCAAATCATACTGCAATTAAAACTTATTGGTAGATTTTACTGAAAAGCAATGACACGTTAATTTTAAGAGGAAGTAAAGCTATTGTTTGATTGATGATTTAAGTTATAATTCTGCTGCGTGACTTCCTGAACTTCATAGACTGTAGATTATTGGCTGACAAGTAAAAGGCAGTGAGAGACATACTCCGTCTTTTATTAGATGTCAGTGTCGTTCAGTGTATGATTATTCCACTGTACTTATTTATTAAACTTCAGACATCTTAGCTTGCATCTGGATTCAACTCAGCTGAAGTCTGCAGGAAGGAAGTATAGAGTGGCACATGGGAGCAACTGCCATCCCCATGCAAAGGAAAAGGCTTTTAAAAAGCAATGCAATTTCACCCATGCACTGGTTATTTCTAGGAAATGATACACAAGCTAtgagtgtgtgtccatgtatgtttttgtgtgtatgtttgttagCTACTGCAGGGCACAGCTGTTCTGTTTAATATCATGGATGAAAAGCAAAGGCCAAGATTCCAATTTCAACCCAAACTTTCCAATCAAAAagtgttatttatattttagtagGTCGGCTTTCACGGCATGTCTGAGATGATCATgaaatttaatgtttttatgtatcAGCAGctacaataaataattaaataattctTCTCATTGTGTCATCATACGCCTGCGGGTCCTGTGAGTATGAATGTGTAGACCATTTACTTGAGGACATTTCCAGCCACTGCTATGGAATGCACCGCTGCACCCccacaatgtaaaaatacacagaATCCCCATGAGAGCATCTTTAAATCTTGATGAGGACAAAAATGTGAGCTGATGTCTTTGTGTTGGTGAATCCAGCCAAAGCTTGGCAGAATTTGAATTGTGAAGGAGCAATGCCCTCTAGAGGATGATACACCTTAATACCCAGAACAGAAAGGAACTGATTTTTGAACggcattttaaaaatgatttaaatttatCTGACTTTAGTAGTTTTCTGCTGACACCGAATCTACTACTACCCAGAGAAATTAACCAGGCTTGAAAAACTTCTAACACGTTCCAACATTGCCTTGAATATGGACATTTTTCTTACCTGTTGCTTGTTTTTCCAGGCATTCAGTTTCATGACTCAGACCCAGATGTCTGCCATATTTAAGACGTCTGAAAATGTGCAGGTACAATAACACAGGTGCAACACAAACATTACATGTGACACATCAGCAATTCATAATTCCTAAATCTGATAATTACACAACCTGTCACGTTTCGCTCTCTGCTGCATTTAGAAACTGCAGCTCTTATGACAAATTATCCTATTTATCgtaaaaaaaagtccaaaacacTAATATAATTAGGAATTAACCTTTTGACACTTTAAAACTCAATTagctttaacatttattttaaaaaaaccTGTATATTTACACTAAGCtaaagttaaaacatttttcttaaaaaaataaataaataaaaagcagtaaCCATGAGCTATAGTGGAATGAAAGGTAATGTAATACAAGTGCGGTCATGACTCACCTGAGGTGGTTAATCCTTCTAACTTCTATCTGAATAAGACATTCATTTTCAGGCCCAGACAGTCCTCAAGTACTTACTTTATCTTCATTAGTTTTAAACAGCAGAAACCAGCCACTAAGAACATATCTAACGCACTAAGTTTAAGTATTTCCAAGCAAAAAGGCTATAAATTCATTGAGTCCTGCATCAGAAATAAGGGCTGTCAGTTGGACTTTGCAGTACtccacatactgtagactgatGAATTTAATAAGATTaaagctgaataaaaataactgattcaaacatttaaatgaaatcaatttAGGATAATATCTAATAATTAAAGTCCTTTAAACCAGGTTACAAGACTGGGGCCAGAGGACAGATGATGGGGGACCTATGGGAAAAAGGAGGCACTTTGGGCATTTGAGAAATACATTAATTTAGAAGAACACATAAGGACAAATAGAAAACTGTCCTTTATCTGAGCACATTTATTGTTTGGACACAATTGAGCAGCTAAATAAGGGAAGTGCTGCAAGTCATCAGCGGCTGAAATTCAGGAAGGTCAGAAGCACCGCTGTAGAGAGAAACGTTCTAATTTAGGCAAACGCATAATGTATACTAAGGTTTTTGAAATCAGGTACATGTGCTTTTTCCTTGGTACACTATAAGAAGGTGAATGCCGTTATCATacaaatttaattaaaaccCAAAAATGACTGATGCATACCAAATATCGAACTTCTGCAGCCCATGTCGGgattaaaacatgtaaatacGATTGCATTATGATGTATATAACGCACTAAATATTCTCCCTTAATAAAGCCACTTAATTTTATAATATTGATCAGAAGCCTGTATGAAGGCTGAGACTGACAATAGAATATCAGCGTCTGAACTGGAGGCACAGAGCAAACTTTAATAAGGCCAAACACCTGTGCAGTTAATGTTATTGCCACTCAGTAAGATCCTCAGAGTTGAGTTGATAAGTTTAAGGAGTAAAAATGCCAAGTGTGAATGAAGTCAGTTAGTGAAGCTTGAAGACCACAGCTGATTTCATTGCTTGGAAAACATGCAGCGGCCTAATGTCAGACAGATTTTTCCATTTGGACTGTCAACCATCTACATGTAAACTAGCCAAATTGTCACAAACCTTTCGCATGAACTGACAATTTATTGGTCAACTTTGTCAATTGTATACATCCATTTATTACTTGTGCATAACCAATTCTCTGGGACCAAAACTAGTCTGCAGACACAAATCCATCCATACAATTGTAAGGACAAAAGAAGAGGATAAAGCACAGCTCAGCTACTCTTGACTAGACAATAAAAGCCACAGAGTAttgaaaaaggacaaagtgtCACATCAAGTAACTATATTGGTCTTATTAAGTGCTATGGGGAAAGCTATTTCCAGTGCTTTGAGTTCTGGTCATTGTTTACTGGGTAATGCCAATGACTCCGCAGGCCAGACGTCCACCAGCATTGCCTGTCTTTAGACTCTCTTCATTGCCTCCTTTTCCCAGGTCATCTGCCTTCTCGTGGAtctaaaaagaagaaatcagacGTCACCAACAGTTCATAGCCTCAGTTTGTAAGGTGTGGCATCATGCAGGCTTTTGTTCCTCTAGTGCGCCACATAAGCCTGAGGCTAGTCTCATGAATCCAAACCAAACAGTTTTAGTGTGGTACTTTTCCTTGAGTGAAATATTGGAataactatttaaaaaaaaaacaaataattcaattcaataatGAATGTCCTTACCACCATGGTTCGGCCAATGATGGAGTAGGGACCTCTGAGGGTGATCATCTTGTCAATAATGTTTATCTTGGCAACATTATCTTGTCCTGCAATCACATTCCCAAGGTCGCCAACATGCCTATGCCCAccccagcaaaaaaaaaaaaaaaaagtcacaaaatgcCAACATGCATGACCTTACAATGTcaactaaaacattttcacatctagacctttttaaaaacatcattgATTCAAGACAAGGCATTAGGGGACGGACTGCTTTGTCTAGTTTTCCCATTGGATCACTCCCAAACCACCATGCAAATATTCTCTGCtccaagaaaaacaattaaTCCTTTTATAGTGATGTAAATAATTTACTTCAGAAAGGATGATGACAGACTGGACTTTTAGTTCCATCCAGAgagtaaaaatacacacaattttCACCTTGCTTTCAGGGGCACAACAACATCATAGTCAACAACAATTAAAGAGTTGTAGCAGAACATTACTCATCTACCCCCCACATTCACATTTAGTGAAATGCATGCCGATAGATCTGACCTGACTACACTTCTCTCAAGTTGGACTCACCTCTCTTCATCATTGGGACCAGCATGATTCTTGTTGTGGGGATTGAAGTGAGGTCCTGCACTGATGCACCCTGTGAAAGATAATTCAGCCTGAGTGTGCACAAACTAAGTTTACAAACCTGatggttttacattttcaagaCTTCCAAGACTTACCGTTGGTGTTGTCTCCAAAAGCATGGACGTGGAATCCATGGTCACCAGGAGTAAGACCTTTGATTTCTCCCGTTACCTTCACAGGGGCTGAGTCATTCTAACACATAACACAAGGACAGCACAGCTCATAAATACAGAACCTACAGGGACACAAAAGAGAGCTGTCTAAACCAGGTGGCTTAAAGGACACTGGGCTGAAATAAATAAGGGATTTTCACATGCAGATAGGTTATTCTTATCCCCTGctaattttaaatgttgttaaacatgcatttaattgttactgagaaaataaatagaaactaAAAATTATGTATTGCAGCGATTTAGAGGGAGACTTAATATGCAAGAATATAATAGCATCATCAAAATTGGATGCACTTGATGTTTCGAAATGTAGCTTAGTCATCTTATTTCGCCTTGGATGAATCTGTTTTACTGTCAGCAACGAGGCCAATA
This window encodes:
- the sod1 gene encoding superoxide dismutase [Cu-Zn], encoding MQKAVCVLKGAGETTGTVYFEQENDSAPVKVTGEIKGLTPGDHGFHVHAFGDNTNGCISAGPHFNPHNKNHAGPNDEERHVGDLGNVIAGQDNVAKINIIDKMITLRGPYSIIGRTMVIHEKADDLGKGGNEESLKTGNAGGRLACGVIGITQ